atgtggtggcaatactttttgttttctgaatgtatgcttgaacagtgcataaatcttttgaatttgtggttcatgaatgttggctcttgaaagaatgatgaaaaaggagacatgttactgagaatctgaaaaatcattaaaatgattcttgaagcaagaaaaagcagtgaatacaaaaaaaaagagaaaaacgaaaaaaaaagggagaaaagaaaacgaaaaaaaaagagNNNNNNNNNNNNNNNNNNNNNNNNNNNNNNNNNNNNNNNNNNNNNNNNNNNNNNNNNNNNNNNNNNNNNNNNNNNNNNNNNNNNNNNNNNNNNNNNNNNNNNNNNNNNNNNNNNNNNNNNNNNNNNNNNNNNNNNNNNNNNgcaaagctgagtcacaatctgaaaaggttcacccaattatgtgtctgtggcatgtatgtatctggtggtaatactggaagacagagtgctttgggccacggccaagactcaataagtagttgtgttcaagaatcatcatacctaactaggagaatcaatgacactatctggattctgagttcctaaagaagccaatcattctgaatttcaaaggataaagtgagatgccaaaactgttcagaggcaaaaagctaaaagacccgctcatctaattaatactgatcttcatagatgtttttagaattcattgcatattctcttcttttttatcttatttgattttcagttgcttgaggacaagcaacaatttaagtttggtgttgtgatgagcggataatttgtatgctttttggcattgtttttagtgtgtttttagtatgatctagttaatttttagtatatttttattagtttttagttaaaattNNNNNNNNNNNNNNNNNNNNNNNNNNNNNNNNNNNNNNNNNNNNNNNNNNNNNNNNNNNNNNNNNNNNNNNNNNNNNNNNNNNNNNNNNNNNNNNNNNNNNNNNNNNNNNNNNNNNNNNNNNNNNNNNNNNNNNNNNNNNNNNNNNNNNNNNNNNNNNNNNNNNNNNNNNNNNNNNNNNNNNNNNNNNNNNNNNNNNNNNNNNNNNNNNNNNNNNNNNNNNNNagaagcccaattggcgcgctctcaacggcgttggaaagtagacatcctgggctttccagcaatatatgatagtctatacttcgcccaagatttgatggcccaaatcggcgttcaaagtcaccctcagaattcccagcgttaaacgctggaactggcacaaggatgggagttaaacgcccaaactggcaccaaagctggcgtttaactccaagaagagtctctacacgaaaatagcttcattgctcagcccaagcacacaccaagtgggcccggaagtggatttttatgtcatttacNNNNNNNNNNNNNNNNNNNNNNNNNNNNNNNNNNNNNNNNNNNNNNNNNNNNNNNNNNNNNNNNNNNNNNNNNNNNNNNNNNNNNNNNNNNNNNNNNNNNNNNNNNNNNNNNNNNNNNNNNNNNNNNNNNNNNNNNNNNNNNNNNNNNNNNNNNNNNNNNNNNNNNNNNNNNNNNNNNNNNNNNNNNNNNNNNNNNNNNNNNNNNNNNNNNNNNNNNNNNNNNNNNNNNNNNNNNNNNNNNNNNNNNNNNNNNNNNNNNNNNNNNNNNNNNNNNNNNNNNNNNNNNNNNNNNNNNNNNNNNNNNNNNNNNNNNNNNNNNNNNNNNNNNNNNNNNNNNNNNNNNNNNNNNNNNNNNNNNNNNNNNNNNNNNNNNNNNNNNNNNNNNNNNNNNNNNNNNNNNNNNNNNNNNNNNNNNNNNNNNNNNNNNNNNNNNNNNNNNNNNNNNNNNNNNNNNNNNNNNNNNNNNNNNNNNNNNNNNNNNNNNNNNNNNNNNNNNNNNNNNNNNNNNNNNNNNNNttttcactgagaggatgggatgtagccattgacaacagtgatgccctacatatagcttgccatgggaaggagtaagaaggattggatgaagacagtaggaaagcagagagacggaagggaccaagcatcttcatacgcttatctgaaattcccaccaatgaattacataagtatctctatctttatctttatgttttattcatcattcataaccatttgagtttgcctgactaagatttacaaggtgaccatagcttgcttcatactaacaatctctgtgggatcgacccttactcgcgtaaggtttattacttggacgacccattacacttgctggttagttgtgcgaagttgtgtttatgccatggtattgaacaccaagtttttggattcatcaccggggattatttgtgttgtgaaaagtattgatcacaatttcgtgcaccatggctcctgcatttttgagtccgaatggcatgacaatgtagcagtagtttgctttcggggttaagaatgaggttttctCTTGATTAGGTGGGTACATCgagatttgattgtatcccgaataggcgtccataaacgagaggtatttgtatccggaggaggcgtccaccagagcgtcaatacttgggagtggataaggatcttttgggcaggctttgttgagattagtgtagtcggtgcacatgcgccacttcccatttgattttttcaccaagacgacgttagctagccatagtgggtacttgacttctcttatgaatcctgcctctagtagAGCTTGCACCTGCTTTTCCACAGCTTGGAATCCTTCTGGTCCGAGCTTTCTACGTCTCTgctgtactggccgagatcctgggtagactgccagcttgtggcacattaacttagggtctatgcccggcatgtctgcAGCCTTCCAAGAAAAGAGGTCGACATTGCTTCGTAAGAACTGTATGAGGGACTcctttttgtccccttttaggattgtgccaATATTGGTCATTTTATCTGGAGTATCTCCGATTTGAACTTTTTCTATTTTGCCTTCAGGTTGTGGACGAAGTTCTTCCCATCCTCAAACTCTCCCGAGCACAATGGCGTGAATTTCCTCTCATTTGCctctgaggttcagacttttgTTGTAGCAGCGGCGCGCTGTCTCTGGTCTGCTCTTACTGTTGCGATTCCTTCTGTGGtcgggaacttcatgcatagatgtggagtcgagaAAACTGTGCCAAGCTGATTTAGCGTTGTCTGACCTatcagggcattgtaggctgaaccAACGTCGACCACAATATAGTCTATGTTGAGTTTCCTTGACCAacttccttttccaaaggtGGTGTGCAAGGAGATAtatccaagtggttggattGGAGTGTCTCCCAGCCCGAATaggctgtttggatatgctttgAGCTCTTTTTCCTCTAGGCCAAGTTTGTCAAAGGCCGTTTTGAATAGAATGTCCTCCGAGCTTCCCTGGTCTACCAACGTGCGGTGGAGATTAGCATTGGCTAATATGAtagatgaccatgggatcgtcatgtcctGAGATGACACCAGCTGCGTCTTCTTTAGTGAAGGTGATAGTGGGGAGTTCGGgtgctccttctccttctttgaCATGATATATCTCCTtcagatgtcttttgcgagatgatttggagactcatcctcctgcaaatcctccatctatcatgtggacgtgtctctcCAGAGTGCGAGGTAGTCGTTCAGTTCgtccaacttcttcttctctttctctttttcttggcTCATTTGATTTATTAGCTAAGTATCGATCTAGTCTTCCCTTtcttaccaatttttctatgatgttCTTTAGATCTGgtattcttttttcttggattctttatctttatctagGAAGAATAGGAGAGTCCGGATTTggaggtctctcctaatcgggagttttcctccatgttgatgtacttttccactcgttcttgtacctcatttagAGATGtgggattttttttaatatggagTGACTGAAAGGTCCTtttcgtaggccattgatgaggcccataattGATGCTTCTGTTAGTAGGTTTTGTATGTCCAAACAtgccttgttgaatctttctatGTAGCTACGAAGACTTTCCTgctctccttgcttgatccctagtagacTTGGGGCGTGTTTAGTTTTGTCCTTTtagatggagaatctggccaaaaATTTTTGGCTaagtcatcaaagcttgagatggacctggGGGGCAGAATGTCAAACCATTTGATCGCTGTTTTAGTCAAAGTGgttgggaaggctttgcatcgagttgcatctgaggcgtcagtgagaTACATTCTACTTCGGAAGTTGttgagatgatggctgggatctgtCGTGCCGTCGTACAGGTTCATGTCGGGaggtttgaagtcttttgggatttcgGCCTTCATGATCTCGTTGGTGAACGGGTCTTGGTCTTTGCGGGAGCTATCCTCATGGCTGGATCGGTTAGTTTTAgctttgagatcggcttcgatcTTCAGGAGCTTGTCTTCTAATTCGTGGCGTCGCCTAACTTCTCTTCATAAGTCTCTCTCGGCTTCCCGCTGGTACTCGACCTCTTTTTCAAGTTGTTTTAGACGATCCTGAAGTGCCTCCATGGCTCCCGTGCTTGGGGAGTTCTTGTCTTTGTTAGGTTGAGAAGTGTCATCTAGTGTAACCTCTGCGTTCTTGTGTGGCGTTCGGTTCTCTAAATCAGAGTTGTGGTCGTTGTCAAGGTTGTctgccatgatgatgggatgacttccaggttcctcagcaatggcgccaatgttccgagggttacctgaaactgtaggtcgatctcggacgagatcttctgtactggtcggcaCTGTTGAGTCTGACTTGATGATGGCGGCCGGAGCCGCCATGTTCGACTTGTTAGACTTGGTGTTGGTGCTGATctttcgtcaccggagggtggtggtacctgcaagggactccgatgcttaagttagcaagggtcttaagcaggtttttagtagaatcagagtgtgagttatacctgggtgctccactgtatttataatagtgtggagtgacctttctggaaataagatagttatcttatcttatctttgagtgaagtcatcttatctttaaggaaAACCGCCTTATCTTTCCTTAGGCTTTTCCGCCTTCAGATTTGGGCTGTGTCCCTTCGTTTGGGCCTGCTTGGGCCTCTTatggcgatttggccgagctctttgagaagaggtcggataacCCTGACCTGAGGAGGTCGGTTGACTTGTCGTTTAAACATCCGGGGTCGGTCAGTTCGACCAAGGGTATGAACAGGTTAGGAACGAGGTTTTCTCTTGGTCAAGTtgatacatcgggatttggttgtaccccGAGTAGGCATCCATAAAGGAAAGGTATTTGTATCCCGATGAGGCGTCGACTAGGGTGTCTATATTCGGGAGTGGATAGGGATCTTTtcggcaggctttgttgaggtcggtgtaattAGTGTACATCTACCACtttccatttgacttttttacgaGTACGACATTGGCCAGCCATAATGGGTATGTaacctcccttatgaaccctgcctctagtaaggcctgtacttgttcttccacGGCTTGCGATCTCTCTGGGCCGAGCTTCCTGCACTTCTGTTGTACTGGCTAAGATCCAGGGTATACTGCcagtttgtggcacattagtcCAGGATCGATGCCGGGCATGTTCACGGCCTTCCATGTGAAGAGGTCAGAATTATCTTTTAGGAACTTTATCAATAGCTCCTTTAGGTCTCCTTTTAAGTTTGCGCCTATGTTTGTTGTTTTATCTTGAGTATCTCCGACTTGGACCTCTTCGGTTTCACTTTCTGGTTGAGGGCAAAATTCATCGCAGGCTCGAGCTCTTCTGAATTCAGTAGTGTTGGTCTCCTTTCCTTTGGAATCACATTTAAGAttcagactttcgttgtaacagcgtcGTGCGAGCTTTTGGTCTCCTTTTTCGGTGGTTATCCCTTCTAGGGTTaggaatttcatgcataggtGTGGAGTGGAGACTACTGTAGCGAGCTGATTTAGCATTGTCCGGCCTATCAAGGCATTGCACGCGGAGCTTacgtcgactacgatgtagtcgATGCTCAGTGTTCTAGAGCGGGttccctttccaaaggttgtgtgtagtgGAATGTAACCTAGGGTCTGGATTGGGGCATCTCTGAGCCTGAGTAGGCTATTGGGATATGCTCTGAACTTTTTTCTTGTAAACCGAGCTTGTCGAAAGCGGATTTGAATAGGATATCCGCAGAGCTTCCTTGGTTAACCAGTGTTCGGCGGAGATTGGCATTGGCGAGTATGATGGTAATGACCACGGGATCATCATGCCCGGGGATGATACCCGTGGCATTTTCTTTAGTGAAGGTGATAGTGGGGAGGTCAGATGACCTATCCCCTTCCCCGAAAtggtatacctctttgaggtgtcttttttgggatgatttggagattcctcctcctgcGAACCCTCCAATgatcatgtgaacatgtctctcaggggtgtgagggGGGCATTCAGCTCGTCCACCCTCTTTgtcccttcttctctttttttgctCGTCCACTCTATTGGCTAGGAACCGATCTAGTCTCCCTTTCCGGGctagtttttctatgacattcttcagGTCATAGCACTCGTTGGTAGGGTGACTATAaattcgatggtattcacaatactCTTTCTGACTTTCTCCTCTCTTGTGTTTAATCGGACGAGGGAGTGGGTGATAAACccgaattttgtggtttatcttgtacttattttgggggattttatcaccttttctcacatttattcaatgaaatagcatggttttgcaattctcccttgatttgtacttaaatgtgaaaacatgctttttaggccctaaaatagctaaatttaattcactttaattccattcaatgccttgatatgtttgttgagtgatctcAGGTTCATAAgacaagtattggatggaagaagtgagaagaaaagcatgcaaagtgggagaactcatgaagaaatgaaggaatcgtaaagctgtcaagcctgaccttttcgcactcaatcgaccataacttgagataCAGAGGTCTAAATGAGGCGGTTTTAGTTGCATTGAAAAGATAACAttcggggcttcaaaatgatataaaatttttcatatgTTGCTTTGCGTTTAGGGGCGCGCACGTGCCATGTACGCGTGCACGCCGATGCTGCACGTAGGTCCACTTTAAGCAATTtgtggccagcgatttctagagcattttgggcccaatccaactcatttccaatgctatttcatgcagaattcaagcttgggcaaagggggagcaattgtttggtagtatagcatcatgtaggttagtttctagagagagaagctccatcttctctctagaattaggttaggttaatccatcttagatctaggcatgatttcttgatttcatcttgtttcctttccaatttcttttttctactactctattcttcttagttcttttgttaattttaattttatgtctCTTTTATGTCTATGAACActcatgttggatttggattttcttttaatgagatttgatgtttgatgttctttcattgataatttgagttgttgatttactttccttgcaattggtagttagtagatttattattcttgcatatttaccatgctttccttttgtACCTACCAAGTTTTTGACAAAATGATTGGTTGGGCTTTAAAGTAGAtttttatgctcttggcttgggaaggtaacttaggaactcttgagttgctaatgtccaagtgattgatgattgggagccattaacCCTagatctcactaattgaattggtggagaCCTAGGACTTATGAACTTGGATTGACATAGCTCATTTGgctttcctttattagttagaggatgacttaatggggttgattcttgccaattctcatgttgtggttagtgataaggatagagatccttgaccaccaaccttTGCCAAGACTTTTTAGCTATTAGTTTACTTCATTGTCATTTATCTTTTATGtctcttataaaaaaaaatcccaaaatatactttatggccaataattgagcacttcattgtaattccttgtgagacaacccggagtctaaatacttcggttaattcttatttggggtttgttgcttgtgacaaccaaatttaatttgatgtgagagttgtttgttggtttggagctatgcttacaacgaaatTCTTCTTTCTATAAGAGAAATTCATAACCAATGCAATTCTCGCTATCAGTGGGATCTTCTCTGTGTTACATATTTCTCGGTAGATATCCACAAGGGACACCCGAAgggggtgtagttgtggtatttTCTGAGTTTCTCAGTAGATTGGTCTTCTTTTTTCCtagactctttatccttatcccgagGTGGGTAGGAGAATTAGGTTTTTGAGGTTTTTCCTAATCGggagttctcctccatattgatgtactatTCTGCCCATTCTTGTACCTCGTTTAGAGATGTTGGGTGTTTCTTGGATATCGAGTGGCTAAAGAGTCCCTCTTGTAGGTCGTTGATGACTCCCATGATGGCCGCTTCTGTAGGGAGATTTTGTATGTCAAGGTATGCTTTATTGAATCTTTTCATGTAGTTGCGGAGACTTTCCCGATCTTCTTGTTTAATTCCTAGCAGGCTTGGAGCGTGTTTGGCTTTATCCCTCTGAATGGAGAACCTAGCGAGGAACTTTTTGGCAAGGTCGTCGAAGCTTGTAATCAATCTTGGAGGcaggctgtcgaaccactttatCGCCGTCTTGGTCAGAGTGGTCGGGAAAACTTTGCAATGGGTCACGTCCAAGGCATCTGTTAGGTACATCCGGCTTCTGAAGTTGCTAAGGTCATGACTCGGGTCGGACGTACCGTCGTATGGGGTCATGTCAGGAGCTTTGAAGTCTTTCGGGACTTTAGCCTTCATGATTTCCTTTGTGAATGGGTCTTGGAGCTTGTGAAGGCTATCCTCGCGGTTGGATCGAGTGGTCTTAGTTTTAAGGTCGGCTTCAAGTTTTAAGAGCTTGTCTTCCAACTCTCGACGTCGTCTTGTTTCTCTCCGGAGATCTTGCTCGGCTTCTCGCTGCCGTTCAGCTTCTTTTCGAGCTGTTTGAGGCGATCCTGCTGTTCACAAATGGCATCTAAAATTTCCATATTCTGAGGTTGCTTGTCCCCCTTGGATTGGGGTGTCTTTTGATGTGGCAACCGTGTTCTTAAGCGGCGTTCCTTCCTCCAAACCGGAGTTATTGTCATTGGCAAGGTTGTTTGCCATGGTGaggggatgacttccaggttccttGGCAATGGCACCAATGTTTCGTGGGTTAACTGAAACTGGGAGGTCAATCTCGAACAAGATCCTTTGGATTGGTCAAGGCTACCATGTCCGATCTGTTTGAGTGGGAGGTGCTGCTGGTCCTTGTTCACCggagggggtggtacctgcaagaaactccgatgcttaagtcagtatgggctttaggcaggttttttgtagaattggaGTATCAAttatacctaggtgctccagtgtatttatagtagtgctGGGCAGCCTTCCTTgagataagtttgttatcttatcttatcttttgtgtgTAAGGTCATGTCTTTTTGTTAACTGCGTCTCAGTAGGTGGCGGTCCTTCGTTTTGGGCCTTCTTGGGCCTCTATGGCGATCTTTCCGATCTCTTTGTGAAGAGCTCGGTAATGGGCCAATCATTCGAGAGGTCGGTCCTCGTCGGCTTCGGCTGACCTAGACATTGTAGCTCGGACCAATGTATGAAcagcaagtataccaaattattGTCAAGTAAAAGCTCACAATGAgtaaggtcgatcccatagggattgattgattgatCATCTTTAGTTACTGGGTAATTTAGTTAAGCTAATCAAGAGTAAATGTTGAGTGCAGAATTCTAAATAgcagaattataaatgactTGAACATAAAAGAAGCAGTAAAATGCTGAATTGTAAAGAGCATAAAggtaaattactaaaatataaatgaCTGAATCATAAATGGGGAATGGGTTgatagcagaaattaaagaaagttaTAAAGAATAGGGAAGAGAAGAATGGGGAAGATTCATTAGAATTGGGAGATGTTGctctctttggatcaaattcAAATCATCACATCTTCAATCaggcaactcattgacctcttggcaatcatgattgattgaactccaattccttggtgattcaatctctcaaatcttgataatcagCCAATTCCTTGTTCTAATTGCACAAGAAGAGAGATAAGTTTGGTCTCTGATTTTACCACACATCCTCATAGATCCAAGTAATTGGGTAGATTtaatgtcaccatatccaatcccGAAATCCAGATCTACTTAATGTGAGAAggaatttcaagcatggtttcatgtttcctcttccaaggttcccatgaaacccaaattgcattcaatctcttttccaagataattgaacactaagcatgaagagcgaaattccttctagctaatcaaagagagatgaagagaagaagaaattcactatcatttaATCCATTAATTATAACAGAGCTCCCTCCTCCAATGAaagggaatttagctactcatagcttagagagaagtacaagagatggaagaagatgaagtaaGTGAAGTAAAAGTTCCAAGCCCCTTTTTAGTACTCTTCAAGGGATAGTTATATTACTCCTattctagaaatgaaaaattacaaaaggaaaagaaaattataattgaaaactAAAGAGAATAACCATTCATTAGAGACATGTGAGTGGTGTGTGAGCGGCGTGTGAGTGGCATGCCACACCCAGCTCACTGGcttggcttggcgtgccacgcccagctctcaagtggcatgccctaTGGTGAGATtgacctggcgtgccacgcccaaatcccaaagtggcacgcccatgttaAGACCTTCAAGCTCCTCTTTTGAAAAATTGACCTCACATGCCATGCCCAGcagtggcgtgccacgcccttatTAGGATCTTTAATCTTCTCCTCTGGTAATTTGAATTGGCATTCCACGCCCAgacctggcatgccacgccctcATTAGAGTCTTCAATCTCTTCTCTGGAAGGTTGGCTTGGCATGTCACACCCaagtctggcgtgccacgcccatgttGGTGCACAAGCATTCCCTTCTGGTCCAGTaagctggtgtgccacgcccatgGTGCCAGCAAagttggtgtgccacgcctaaaatctcaagtggcatgccctcGATGAGTCTTCAATTTCCCTTTCTGGTTGGATaaactggcgtgccatgccaaggactcaagtggcacgcccataatGATGGTTTGAACTCACAAGCTTGGCATGCCACACCCAAAGTACCAAGTAGCATGCCCTTTGGTGCTGCCTCTTCCCATTTCCTCTACTCACttgtactggcgtgccacgcccttacGATTGTGACAAGTTCCTTCTCTGGCCACTTGaattggcatgccacgccttcgacctggcgtgccacgccccttgcAATTCTTCAAAGACCCCTCTCTGGCCAGAATacctggtgtgccacgccaacagtggcgtgccacgcccattgtAAATCACCACTTTCTTCTTTCTGGTTCACTAGCCTGGCATGCCACA
This portion of the Arachis duranensis cultivar V14167 chromosome 6, aradu.V14167.gnm2.J7QH, whole genome shotgun sequence genome encodes:
- the LOC107493346 gene encoding uncharacterized protein LOC107493346, coding for MANNLANDNNSGSPQTARKEAERQREAEQDLRRETRRRRELEDKLLKLEADLKTKTTRSNREDSLHKLQDPFTKEIMKAKVPKDFKAPDMTPYDGTSDPSHDLSNFRSRMYLTDALDVTHCKVFPTTLTKTAIKWFDSLPPRLITSFDDLAKKFLARFSIQRDKAKHAPSLLGIKQEDRESLRNYMKRFNKAYLDIQNLPTEAAIMGVINDLQEGLFSHSISKKHPTSLNEVQEWAE